Sequence from the Catenuloplanes indicus genome:
CTGCCTCGGCAACCCAGCCGACTCGGCCGCCGAGCAGGCGGAGCAGCGGGCCACCATCACCGCGGTCCGGCGTGCGCTGACCTACGCGCACAACAAGGGCGTGACGCTGGTCGGCTCGCTCGGCAACAACCACGAGGACCTGGGCAACCCGCGGCCGGACGCGTCCAGCCCGAACTACCCGGGTGGCACCGAGCGGCCGCGCGTGATCGACAACGCGACGTGCTTCGACCTGCCGGTCGAGGGCCCGTTCGTGATCGGCGTGTCCGCGACCGGTCCGTCCGGCCGCAAGTCCGACTACTCGAACTGGGGTGCGGAGCAGATCTCCGTCGCCGCGCCGGGTGGCTGGGCCACGGACACGCAGGGCACCGGGGACACGTTCGCCAACCGGATCCTCTCGGCGTACCCGCTGAAGGTGCTGCAGGAGATCGGCCGGGTGGACGCGGACGGCAACATCGTCCCCGGCTTCGAGAACCGCGTGTTCAAGGACTGCACCAAGGCCGGCAAGTGCGGGTACTACACCTACCTGCAGGGCACGTCGATGGCGTCGCCGCACGCCTCCGGGGTGGCCGGGCTGATCGTGTCGAAGTTCGGCACGCCGGACTGGCGCCGTGGCGGGCTGACGCTCCCGCCGAACTGGGTCGAGCAGCACCTCTACCGCACCGCGGCGGAGCAGGCCTGCCCGACGCCGGCGCTGATCAGCTACGCCGAGGTCGGCCAGTCGGCCGAATACGACGCGCTGTGCACCGGCACGAAGAACTTCAACAGCATCTGGGGGTACGGGATCGTGGACGCCTACAAGGCCGTCACCACCCCGCTCCAGCCCTGGGTGAAGCCGTAGGGACCTAGTCAAGATCATTCACTGGTACGATGGCCGGTCCCCGCGACACGGGGACCGGCCGTTACCCTTGCAGGGTGACACTCCGCTTGTATGACACCGCGACCCGCTCGGTGCGGGACTTCGTCCCGCGGTCACCCGGCAAGGTCGGGATCTACCTGTGTGGTCTCACCGTCCAGTCCCCACCGCACATCGGCCACCTTCGCTCCGGTGTGAACTACGACGTGCTCCGCCGCTGGCTGATCCGGTCCGGGTTCGAGGTGACGTTCGTCCGCAACGTGACGGACATCGACGACAAGATCCTCGCCAAGTCGACCGAGCAGGACCGGCCGTTCTGGGCCATCGCGTACGAGAACGAGGTCAAGCTCGCCGCGGCGTACCGGTCACTCAACGTGCTGCCGCCGACCTACGAGCCGCGCGCCACCGGGCACATCCCGGAGATCCAGCAGATCATCGCGCGGCTGATCGAGGGCGGGCATGCGTACCCGGCGGCCGACGGCTGCGGCGACGTCTACTTCTCGGTGCGCAGCTTCCCGGCGTACGGTGCGCTCTCCGGCCAGCACCCCGACGACATGCAGGAGGCGGCGGACAGCGAGGCGCGAGCCAAGCGCGACGCCCGCGACTTCGCGCTGTGGAAGGGCGTGAAGGAGTCCGAGCCGCTCGCCGGCAGCTGGCCGTCGCCGTGGGGCCGCGGCCGTCCCGGCTGGCACATCGAGTGCTCCGCCATGTCCTGGCGCTACCTCGGCGAGGCCTTCGACATCCACGGCGGCGGGCTGGACCTGCAGTTCCCGCACCACGAGAACGAGATCGCCCAGTCCCGGGCCGCGGGTTACGGGTTCGCCGGCTACTGGGTGCACCACGGCCTGCTCAACCTGGGCGCGTCGAAGATGAGCAAGTCCCTGGGCAACGTGCTCGACCTCGACTACGTGGCCGGCCTCGGCGTGCGCCCGGTCGAGCTGCGTTACTACCAGGCGCAGCCGCACTACCGGTCGGCCATCGACTACTCGGACGACGCACTCCGCGAGGCCGCGGTGGCGTACCGGCGGATCGAGGGCTTCGTCCAGCGCGCCACCGAGCTGACCGGCGCGGGTGAGCTGGGCGACATCCCACCCGCGTTCGCGGCCGCGATGGACGATGATCTGAACACGTCCGCGGCGCTCGCGGTCGTGCACGAGTCGATGACCCGCGGCAACACCGCGCTCAGC
This genomic interval carries:
- the cysS gene encoding cysteine--tRNA ligase; this translates as MTLRLYDTATRSVRDFVPRSPGKVGIYLCGLTVQSPPHIGHLRSGVNYDVLRRWLIRSGFEVTFVRNVTDIDDKILAKSTEQDRPFWAIAYENEVKLAAAYRSLNVLPPTYEPRATGHIPEIQQIIARLIEGGHAYPAADGCGDVYFSVRSFPAYGALSGQHPDDMQEAADSEARAKRDARDFALWKGVKESEPLAGSWPSPWGRGRPGWHIECSAMSWRYLGEAFDIHGGGLDLQFPHHENEIAQSRAAGYGFAGYWVHHGLLNLGASKMSKSLGNVLDLDYVAGLGVRPVELRYYQAQPHYRSAIDYSDDALREAAVAYRRIEGFVQRATELTGAGELGDIPPAFAAAMDDDLNTSAALAVVHESMTRGNTALSAGDKTVAATALAEVRAMLDVFGVDPLDPAWQAGNGGGDLRQVVDSLVALALEQRTAARGRKDWQAADAVRDQLKNAGVVVEDTPAGPRWTIGEQH